One window from the genome of Mesoplodon densirostris isolate mMesDen1 chromosome 17, mMesDen1 primary haplotype, whole genome shotgun sequence encodes:
- the PROZ gene encoding vitamin K-dependent protein Z, translating to MAGRGPPLLTLLALLALLAPRGAQPAAFLPTSKANEVLVRRKRASSYLLEELFEGNLEKECYEEICVYEEAREVFENDASTDGFWKTYLGGSPCVSQPCLHNGSCQSSIHGYTCTCAPGYDGRDCAFAKNECHPLRTDGCQHFCHPGPGSYTCSCAKGHKLGRDHRSCIPHDRCACGALSSECLLTPQGCEQDPPTFPWQVKLTNSEGEDFCGGVLIQDNFVLTTAKCSLLYRNISVKTSSRSRAREAPPAVEVKGVHVHTRFEADTGDNDVALLELARPVRCPDAGRPVCIAEADFAERVLLPRPGVLGGWTLRGPKLEPARLPVTHVEPGECGRALNATVTTRTGCERGAAAGAARWAAGGAVAREHRGAWFLTGLLGAAPPEGPGPLLLIKVPRYALWLRRVTQQPSSASRRGDHGHRRDGEPVLG from the exons ATGGCCGGCCGCGGGCCACCGCTGCTCACCCTCCTCGCCCTCCTCGCCCTCCTCGCCCCGCGCGGCGCCCAGCCTGCAG CGTTTCTTCCCACCTCAAAAGCAAATGAAGTTCTGGTGAGACGGAAACGAGCCAGCTCCTACCTTTTGGAAGAGCTCTTTGAGGGAAATTTAGAAAAGGAATGTTACGAAGAAATCTGTGTCTATGAGGAAGCAAGAGAAGTATTTGAAAATGACGCATCCACT GATGGATTTTGGAAGACGTATCTGG GCGGCTCCCCGTGCGTCTCCCAACCCTGCCTCCACAACGGGTCCTGCCAGAGCAGCATCCACGGCTACACCTGCACCTGCGCCCCGGGCTACGACGGCCGGGACTGCGCCTTTG CTAAAAATGAATGTCACCCTTTGAGGACGGATGGGTGTCAGCACTTCTGCCACCCGGGGCCGGGGTCTTACACGTGCAGCTGTGCGAAGGGGCATAAGCTGGGCCGGGACCACAGATCCTGCATTCCCCACG ACAGGTGTGCGTGCGGAGCCCTCAGTTCTGAGTGCCTTCTGACGCCACAGGGATGCGAGCAGGACCCTCCGACTTTCCCGTGGCAG gtaaaactaACAAATTCCGAAGGAGAAGACTTCTGTGGAGGTGTTCTAATACAGGACAATTTTGTACTGACAACAGCAAAATGTTCACTCTTGTACAGAAACATTAGTGTGAAAACAA GTTCCCGCTCCCGGGCGCGCGAGGCCCCGCCGGCGGTGGAGGTGAAGGGCGTCCACGTGCACACGAGATTCGAGGCGGACACGGGGGACAATGACGTGGCCCTGCTGGAGCTGGCGCGGCCCGTGCGCTGCCCCGACGCCGGGCGGCCCGTCTGCATTGCCGAGGCCGACTTCGCCGAGCGCGTCCTCCTCCCGCGGCCGGGCGTGCTGGGCGGCTGGACCCTCCGCGGCCCCAAGCTGGAGCCCGCGCGGCTGCCGGTCACGCACGTGGAGCCCGGGGAGTGCGGCCGGGCCCTCAACGCCACGGTGACCACGCGGACGGGCTGCGAGCGGGGCGCGGCGGCCGGGGCGGCGCGGTGGGCGGCGGGCGGCGCGGTGGCCCGGGAGCACCGCGGCGCCTGGTTCCTCACCGGCCTCCTGGGCGCCGCGCCCCCCGAGGGCCCCGGGCCGCTCCTGCTCATCAAGGTCCCCAGATACGCGCTCTGGCTCCGGCGAGTCACGCAGCAGCCGAGCTCCGCCAGCCGGAGAGGCGACCACGGTCACAGACGCGACGGGGAGCCGGTGCTGGGATGA